One window from the genome of Thermococcus siculi encodes:
- a CDS encoding NAD(P)/FAD-dependent oxidoreductase has translation MVSEEGSGKGYDVVIIGAGPAGLFAAYELAEKSDFRVLVIDEGGDVEQRTCPMYELGYCIGCQPCHIMSGVGGAGGLSDGTINLRPDIGGDLSELTGDENYAWQLVWEVDRIFLRHKSPRNLFRGDPEQVRYWEQRAAQAGVKFIPIIQRHIGSDRTPGVIGDIKRHLESRGVEFLLWTKALEFGKGWVRVRKGTSVFEVEARYIVVAPGRGGADWFHDVAQRIGLRARHGPIDVGVRVEVPAIVMEPITSINHDPKFHIYTDTYDDFVRTFCTNPNGFVVEERYDGYVGVNGHSMHERKSNNTNFAFLSRIELPEPVEDTTAYGRSIAQLATTIGGGKPIIQRLGDLRRGRRSTWTRIRRSDVEPTLRHVTPGDIAMALPHRVVTNIIEGLEKLDRVLPGVASDHTLLYAPEIKYYAMRAEVNENLETSIEGIFAAGDGAGLSRDIVNAAATGILAARGILKKEGLYTEREFRKQGNWRKAVEALE, from the coding sequence ATGGTTTCTGAGGAAGGAAGCGGAAAGGGCTACGACGTTGTGATTATCGGAGCCGGCCCGGCGGGCCTCTTCGCGGCCTACGAACTCGCCGAAAAAAGCGATTTTAGGGTTCTGGTGATCGACGAAGGGGGAGACGTTGAGCAGAGAACCTGCCCGATGTACGAACTCGGCTACTGCATCGGCTGCCAACCCTGCCACATAATGAGCGGCGTCGGCGGTGCCGGTGGATTGAGCGACGGCACGATAAACCTCCGCCCGGACATAGGGGGCGACCTGAGCGAGCTAACCGGAGACGAGAACTACGCCTGGCAGCTCGTCTGGGAGGTTGACCGGATTTTCCTGAGGCACAAGTCTCCGAGGAACCTCTTCAGGGGCGACCCGGAACAGGTTCGGTACTGGGAGCAGAGGGCGGCGCAGGCCGGCGTCAAGTTCATCCCGATAATCCAGAGGCACATAGGCTCCGATAGAACGCCGGGGGTTATTGGAGACATAAAGCGCCACCTCGAAAGCAGGGGCGTCGAGTTCCTCCTCTGGACAAAGGCCCTTGAATTCGGGAAGGGCTGGGTCAGGGTCAGGAAGGGGACGAGCGTTTTTGAGGTTGAGGCTAGGTACATCGTCGTCGCGCCCGGCCGCGGAGGTGCCGACTGGTTCCACGACGTGGCCCAGAGAATAGGCCTGAGGGCCAGGCACGGGCCGATTGACGTGGGCGTTCGCGTTGAGGTTCCGGCCATAGTTATGGAGCCGATAACTAGCATAAACCACGACCCCAAGTTCCACATCTACACCGACACCTACGACGACTTCGTGAGAACCTTCTGCACCAACCCGAACGGCTTCGTCGTTGAGGAGCGCTACGACGGCTACGTTGGCGTTAACGGCCACTCGATGCACGAGAGAAAAAGCAACAACACCAACTTCGCCTTTTTGAGCAGAATTGAACTGCCCGAGCCGGTTGAGGACACAACCGCCTACGGGAGGAGCATAGCCCAGCTGGCGACGACGATAGGAGGCGGGAAGCCGATAATCCAGAGGCTCGGGGATCTGAGGCGCGGAAGGAGGAGCACGTGGACGAGGATAAGGAGGAGCGACGTCGAGCCGACGCTCAGGCACGTTACTCCGGGAGACATAGCCATGGCCCTGCCGCACCGCGTCGTTACCAACATCATAGAGGGCCTTGAGAAGCTCGACAGGGTCCTCCCGGGCGTTGCCAGCGATCACACCCTGCTCTACGCGCCGGAGATAAAGTACTACGCCATGCGCGCTGAGGTCAATGAGAACCTTGAGACGAGCATAGAGGGAATCTTCGCCGCCGGAGACGGCGCAGGGCTGAGCAGGGACATCGTTAACGCCGCCGCCACCGGAATTCTGGCTGCGAGGGGGATACTGAAGAAGGAGGGCCTCTACACGGAGAGGGAGTTCAGGAAGCAGGGGAATTGGAGGAAAGCCGTGGAGGCCCTGGAATAA
- a CDS encoding alpha-amylase/4-alpha-glucanotransferase domain-containing protein: protein MPMVNFIFGIHNHQPLGNFGWVMESAYDRSYRPFMEILEEYPNMKVAVHYSGPLLEWIAENRPEHIDLLRSLVKRGQLEMVVAGFYEPVLASIPKEDRIVQIEKLKDFARKLGYDARGVWLTERVWQPELVKSLRAAGIDYVIVDDYHFMSAGLSKEELYWPYYTEDGGEVITVFPIDEKLRYLIPFRPVEKTLEYLHSLDDGDESKVAVFHDDGEKFGVWPGTHEWVYEKGWLREFFDGVSSDERINLMLYSEYLARFRPRGLVYLPIASYFEMSEWSLPARQAKLFVEFVEKLKAQNQFDRYRVFVRGGIWKNFFFKYPESNYMHKRMLMVSKAVRDNPEAREFILKAQCNDAYWHGVFGGVYLPHLRRAVWENIIKAQSHVKTGSFVRDIDFDGRDEVFIENENFYAVFKPAYGGALFELSSKGKAINYNDVLARRWEHYHEVPEAATPEEEGEEGVASIHELGKQIPDEIRRELAYDDHLRAILQDHFLDPETTLDEYRLGRYVELGDFVKGAYDFGLFEDGITLERDGTVGGMPARVEKTFHLTEDGFAVEYTVRSGRKALFGVELNLAVHSVMENPGEFEAKTFEVNDPYGIGRVGIELDRKVKVWKYPIKTLSQSESGWDFIQQGVSYTVLFPVDGELRFRLLFREL, encoded by the coding sequence TTGCCAATGGTGAACTTTATCTTCGGTATTCATAACCATCAACCCCTGGGGAACTTTGGATGGGTCATGGAGAGCGCCTATGACCGCTCCTACAGGCCTTTCATGGAGATACTTGAGGAGTACCCAAACATGAAGGTCGCGGTCCATTATTCCGGCCCCCTACTCGAGTGGATAGCCGAGAACAGGCCGGAGCACATCGACCTCCTCCGCTCTCTCGTTAAGAGGGGCCAGCTTGAGATGGTCGTTGCCGGCTTCTACGAGCCTGTTCTGGCTTCAATCCCCAAGGAGGACAGGATAGTCCAGATAGAGAAGCTCAAGGACTTTGCCAGAAAGCTCGGCTACGATGCAAGGGGCGTCTGGCTCACCGAGAGGGTGTGGCAGCCGGAGCTCGTCAAGAGCCTCCGCGCCGCTGGTATAGACTACGTCATCGTCGACGACTACCACTTCATGAGCGCCGGCCTCTCGAAGGAGGAACTCTACTGGCCCTACTACACCGAGGACGGCGGAGAGGTCATCACGGTTTTCCCGATCGATGAGAAGCTCCGCTATCTGATTCCCTTCCGCCCTGTCGAGAAGACCCTCGAGTACCTCCACTCCCTCGACGACGGCGACGAGAGCAAGGTGGCAGTCTTCCACGACGACGGCGAGAAGTTCGGCGTCTGGCCCGGAACCCACGAGTGGGTCTACGAAAAGGGCTGGCTCAGGGAGTTTTTCGACGGGGTTTCGAGCGACGAGAGGATAAACCTCATGCTCTATTCGGAGTACCTCGCCCGTTTCAGGCCGCGCGGTCTGGTCTACCTCCCGATAGCCTCATACTTCGAGATGAGCGAATGGAGCCTTCCGGCGAGGCAGGCGAAGCTCTTCGTCGAGTTCGTGGAGAAGCTGAAGGCCCAGAACCAGTTCGACCGCTACCGCGTCTTCGTTAGGGGAGGAATCTGGAAGAACTTCTTCTTCAAGTATCCCGAGAGCAACTACATGCACAAGAGGATGCTCATGGTGAGCAAAGCCGTCAGGGACAATCCGGAGGCCAGGGAGTTCATCCTCAAGGCCCAGTGCAACGACGCCTACTGGCACGGCGTCTTCGGCGGCGTTTACCTCCCGCACCTCCGCAGGGCCGTCTGGGAGAACATCATAAAGGCCCAGAGCCACGTCAAGACCGGAAGCTTCGTGAGGGACATAGACTTCGACGGACGGGACGAGGTTTTCATTGAAAACGAGAACTTCTACGCGGTGTTTAAGCCCGCCTACGGGGGTGCGCTCTTTGAGCTTTCGTCCAAGGGGAAGGCCATCAACTACAACGATGTGCTCGCGAGGCGCTGGGAGCACTACCACGAGGTTCCGGAGGCTGCGACTCCTGAGGAAGAGGGAGAAGAAGGAGTTGCCAGCATACACGAGCTTGGAAAGCAGATTCCTGACGAGATAAGGCGCGAGCTGGCCTACGATGACCATCTCAGGGCCATCCTCCAGGACCACTTCCTCGATCCCGAGACCACCCTCGACGAGTACAGGCTCGGCAGATATGTCGAGCTAGGCGACTTCGTCAAGGGTGCCTACGACTTTGGACTCTTTGAGGATGGAATAACCCTCGAGAGGGACGGAACCGTCGGGGGGATGCCTGCCAGGGTCGAGAAGACGTTCCACCTCACAGAGGACGGCTTCGCCGTCGAGTACACCGTGAGGAGTGGGAGGAAGGCCCTCTTCGGCGTCGAGCTAAACCTCGCCGTCCACAGCGTGATGGAGAACCCCGGAGAGTTCGAGGCTAAGACGTTCGAGGTGAACGACCCCTACGGCATCGGAAGGGTTGGGATAGAGCTGGACAGAAAAGTGAAGGTCTGGAAGTACCCGATAAAGACCCTCAGCCAGAGCGAATCCGGGTGGGACTTCATCCAGCAGGGCGTCAGCTACACGGTGCTGTTTCCGGTGGACGGTGAGCTTAGGTTCAGGCTCCTCTTTAGGGAGCTTTGA
- a CDS encoding DUF257 family protein, whose amino-acid sequence MMKVNMRDTIMQKLWESMKMGEIVLVERTDGGDQYFGFYQLISWAKENGCNIVVVDILDSLHILMAKGKLAGLDVDALGELNVLKLGGTIETGNVIGWIKDISEPVIMAKKFGETYEKLLESMSPLLTVTVGIEKLFIASEISPQNIRVIISAMARYVGNEKRISMLFLKTDVVGTLQPPVIALLEDIATTVIQVSRKNRTTEFHVTKSVNKEIEGLMIKI is encoded by the coding sequence ATGATGAAAGTGAACATGAGGGACACCATAATGCAGAAGCTGTGGGAGTCCATGAAGATGGGAGAAATAGTTCTCGTGGAGAGGACGGATGGAGGGGATCAGTACTTCGGATTCTATCAGCTCATTTCATGGGCAAAAGAAAACGGGTGCAACATAGTGGTCGTCGATATCCTCGATTCGCTCCACATCCTAATGGCCAAGGGCAAACTTGCCGGCCTAGACGTCGACGCCCTCGGTGAGTTAAACGTCCTCAAGCTGGGCGGAACCATTGAAACGGGCAACGTCATCGGATGGATCAAAGACATATCGGAGCCGGTTATAATGGCAAAGAAATTCGGAGAAACCTACGAAAAGCTCCTCGAGTCCATGAGTCCCCTGCTGACCGTGACTGTGGGCATTGAAAAGCTCTTCATAGCGTCGGAGATTTCGCCCCAGAACATCAGGGTTATAATCAGTGCGATGGCCAGGTACGTGGGGAACGAAAAGCGCATATCCATGCTGTTCCTGAAGACCGATGTTGTGGGAACACTCCAGCCACCGGTCATAGCCCTTCTCGAGGACATAGCGACCACGGTGATTCAGGTCTCCAGGAAAAACAGGACAACGGAGTTCCATGTGACGAAATCCGTAAACAAGGAGATAGAGGGGCTGATGATTAAAATTTAA
- a CDS encoding CBS domain-containing protein, with the protein MEEAKSEKAKAAKAKKIHIIHSKRKLLQLQRKEEMSHNIRYISKVPVRIVMDTDFLTLHPDDSLSKLVQNLRGEESSAVVVDEEGKLLGFITMKDLLHFFEPPRRYSIVGIGLLRKYSVNRTSRIEDIMVKKPVTIGIDDNLGRAIKIMLETGKHHLPVVDDENRVHGLLEIKDIIRLIRIVSA; encoded by the coding sequence ATGGAGGAGGCCAAATCTGAGAAGGCCAAGGCCGCCAAGGCCAAGAAGATACACATAATTCACAGCAAGAGAAAGCTTCTCCAGCTCCAGAGAAAGGAGGAGATGAGCCACAACATCCGCTACATCTCCAAGGTACCCGTCAGGATAGTCATGGACACGGACTTCCTCACCCTCCACCCGGATGATTCCCTCTCAAAGCTCGTTCAGAATCTCAGGGGTGAGGAGAGTTCCGCCGTCGTCGTCGACGAGGAGGGAAAACTTCTGGGCTTCATAACGATGAAGGATCTGCTCCACTTCTTCGAACCCCCGAGGAGGTACTCGATAGTCGGCATAGGTCTCCTGAGGAAGTATTCTGTGAACAGGACGTCCAGGATAGAGGACATAATGGTCAAGAAGCCTGTGACTATAGGCATCGACGACAACCTGGGAAGGGCCATAAAGATCATGCTCGAAACCGGAAAGCACCACCTTCCGGTCGTCGATGATGAGAACCGGGTTCATGGACTCCTTGAGATTAAGGACATAATAAGGCTCATTCGCATAGTCTCCGCTTAG
- a CDS encoding cation:proton antiporter, with amino-acid sequence MDVFLELALILIVAKLFGYLAVRLGFPAALGQLIGGIIIGPSILNLVAFDESVKLLADLGVVMLLFLAGLETDVEEFKHVGVQAFIVASLGVLVPFILGYLAAVAWGYSSIEAMFLGGVLTATSVGLTTSILMEMKKLRSRVGTTILAAAVVDDVLGIIVLTILVGINTRGSVYFKDLLIILGEVAVYFSLGLLVGHPAVKETLKLSERITLPETVTAFAIAIMLVFAYLAEQFQIAGITGAYLAGLLVASSDEAREVDRKFMTIGYSLFIPIFLVSIGIESDIRVLAHAGTFALIYAFLAIISKIIGCGFGAFVSKFKSIESLQIGVGMIPRMEVALIMANVALNEGVFDNGTFSIPVTMVLITTIVTPFLLKWAFSRE; translated from the coding sequence ATGGACGTGTTCCTAGAGCTGGCGCTGATACTCATAGTTGCGAAGCTGTTCGGGTATCTTGCCGTCAGGCTCGGGTTTCCAGCGGCTCTCGGTCAGCTGATAGGCGGAATAATCATTGGCCCCTCCATTCTGAACTTGGTGGCCTTCGATGAGAGTGTAAAGCTCCTCGCGGATCTCGGCGTGGTCATGCTTCTCTTTTTGGCTGGCCTTGAGACTGACGTTGAGGAGTTCAAGCACGTTGGGGTTCAGGCCTTCATCGTTGCATCCCTCGGAGTTCTGGTGCCCTTCATATTGGGCTACCTGGCCGCGGTGGCCTGGGGCTATTCAAGCATAGAGGCGATGTTTCTCGGTGGAGTTCTCACGGCTACAAGCGTCGGACTCACCACCAGCATCCTCATGGAGATGAAAAAACTCCGCAGCAGGGTTGGAACGACGATTTTAGCGGCTGCGGTTGTCGACGATGTCCTCGGCATAATAGTCCTGACGATACTCGTGGGAATAAACACCCGCGGAAGCGTCTACTTCAAAGATCTCCTCATAATCCTCGGCGAGGTGGCTGTTTACTTTTCCCTTGGACTTCTCGTTGGCCATCCTGCTGTAAAGGAGACCCTTAAGCTCTCCGAGAGGATAACCCTTCCCGAGACCGTTACCGCTTTCGCGATAGCCATAATGCTCGTGTTCGCCTATCTCGCCGAGCAGTTCCAGATAGCGGGCATAACGGGTGCCTACCTGGCTGGACTCCTCGTTGCCAGCAGCGACGAGGCGAGGGAAGTTGACAGGAAGTTCATGACGATAGGTTACTCCCTCTTCATCCCCATATTCCTCGTCAGCATAGGGATAGAGAGTGATATCCGCGTTCTGGCCCACGCGGGGACCTTTGCGTTGATCTACGCCTTTCTGGCAATAATCAGCAAGATAATCGGCTGCGGCTTCGGAGCGTTCGTCTCTAAGTTCAAATCCATAGAATCGCTCCAGATAGGCGTTGGAATGATACCCCGCATGGAGGTCGCCTTGATAATGGCGAACGTGGCCCTGAACGAGGGCGTCTTCGATAACGGGACCTTCTCGATACCCGTTACGATGGTTCTAATAACAACGATTGTAACGCCGTTCCTCCTGAAATGGGCGTTTTCAAGGGAATAG
- the ttuA gene encoding tRNA-5-methyluridine(54) 2-sulfurtransferase has product MPVKCKFCEKPAFIKLHYPRMYLCPEHFTKYFERKVKRTIERYKMLRPDEKILVVISGGKDSAVTAYVLKKLGYRVECLHINLGIGEYSEKGEEYAKKQCEKIGAPLHIVRVKELLGHGIGEVRTRRPTCSYCGLTKRYIFNKFAYDNGFDVVVTGHNLDDEASFIFNNIMNWNTQYLAKQGPVTPSQFNGKLVKKVKPLYEVTEREVVAYALANGIDYEIDECPHARGATTLEWKAILNEMEEKRPGTKINFVKGYLRKKHLFEAELEETELRECKICGMPSSGEVCSFCRFWGLEEPVDFKITGGDTG; this is encoded by the coding sequence ATGCCAGTGAAGTGCAAGTTCTGCGAGAAACCGGCCTTCATCAAGCTCCACTACCCGAGGATGTACCTCTGCCCGGAGCACTTCACGAAGTACTTCGAGAGGAAGGTGAAGAGGACGATAGAGCGCTACAAGATGCTCAGGCCGGACGAGAAGATTCTCGTAGTCATCTCCGGCGGCAAGGATTCTGCCGTCACAGCTTACGTCCTCAAAAAGCTCGGCTACAGGGTAGAGTGCCTCCACATAAACCTCGGCATAGGCGAATACAGCGAGAAGGGCGAGGAGTACGCAAAGAAGCAGTGCGAGAAGATAGGCGCTCCACTCCACATCGTCAGGGTAAAGGAGCTTTTAGGTCATGGGATCGGGGAAGTGAGAACGAGGAGGCCGACCTGCTCATACTGCGGCTTAACCAAGCGCTACATTTTCAACAAGTTCGCCTACGACAACGGCTTCGACGTCGTCGTCACCGGCCACAACCTCGACGACGAGGCCAGCTTCATCTTCAACAACATAATGAACTGGAACACACAGTACCTGGCAAAGCAGGGGCCTGTAACGCCCTCCCAGTTCAACGGCAAGCTCGTCAAGAAGGTCAAGCCGCTCTACGAGGTGACGGAGAGGGAGGTTGTAGCATACGCCCTGGCTAACGGCATAGACTACGAGATAGACGAGTGCCCGCACGCGAGGGGAGCGACGACGCTGGAGTGGAAGGCCATCCTCAACGAGATGGAGGAAAAGAGGCCCGGAACGAAGATAAACTTCGTGAAGGGTTATCTAAGGAAGAAGCATCTCTTCGAGGCCGAGCTGGAGGAGACGGAGCTCAGGGAGTGCAAAATATGCGGCATGCCTTCGAGCGGGGAGGTATGCTCCTTCTGCAGATTCTGGGGGCTGGAGGAACCGGTCGATTTCAAAATAACCGGAGGGGACACTGGATAG
- a CDS encoding CARDB domain-containing protein, producing the protein MKKTATLVLISVLLFSLVPLSSLVSAMYGTKIIDGDLSDWTGSDYISTSPDNGLAGANLKNLYLAWDDQYLYIMITTRNTQSWDVAYGIGIDVDPGTGNGYTGSSDSWGRQINFSNGFAVDYEIYFWWGWNSGMGTDNFNAWTGSGWNYNSISGVGGSFAYTGDTSTGLQTVEIKIPWSALGGRPEKIGVVAWVTGSGGSAVDAVPINSAIDYSDINSEWGDHDTFVNLAVVSVVPKTIDGDLSDWTLNEQFSSGDSGLAGAEIDKMYVSWDNEYLYLAIKTSNTQSWDLAYGIGIDVDPGSGNGYTGGSDPSDAWGRKIGFGGQYAADYEIYFWWSGGDGKILADNFITWTGSGWDYKGIADVGGKFAYTGDASTGLQTVEIAIPWSALGGKRPNFAVISWIAGGGGSSAVDSAPADPAIDYSNIGNEWGDSDVFTTLRVESWFLMADLTTGITGPGVVGLNRNAVYNVTVKNEGSLPAQNASVKVYVNGTLSANWTVDLGPGEEKWFTFTWKPNATGTYTIKAVVDEENAIPEASETNNEYTMDVQVVWVGNIDVDGNPDDWITVDISPNSYIVQNGYFIWRDAVGDQRTEKDPYLPGGKSSHADLTEVGVTKDDRYVYFLFKFADMNNIKIGDNGATFVAVPIDYKDGGADWFAGEMDTRTPLKWDIQMAINLAGNQYTGQTKATAAAGNSKLSLLYFVDPEGNIVSVSGAMVGIDLSKNTIEVRVPVGVFEGAKSFKFQVATGFSYGEGVWNFGNDFANDGISDIVDTLTMESTTIKELADNIPDYYVTIKMDNIIEGASMTTVKLQRLMAFQNAFVMHNRYYGVRHFEKDYARYTELDQQLRNMPLTDDMMERLDELENEVMDLLRLYNEGKELIDSPSYAFGASLKIYRAYTGLKKVVSEMEAMLEKAQSGELEREEYMKELAKNLTKAIDGNLDDWDVEPIAVDDVGYGQDGANLKALYIDYDDQFLYIALTTENKASWRIAYGISLDYKDGGYTTGQDSWARRVNFEKGIDAQLYFFWNGEFFGDQGTSNITSAQITLWENGSWKYEDLKWVGFYNYTGGAENGLQTLEIAIPWKALGGKPEKINIIAYITGQGAGDSAVDSLPLQDAVKDTDPGQEWGDVDTFTEFATVTIE; encoded by the coding sequence GTGAAGAAAACGGCTACCCTTGTATTGATATCGGTTTTGCTGTTTAGTTTAGTGCCCCTATCGAGCCTCGTCAGCGCAATGTACGGCACTAAAATAATAGACGGGGATCTCAGTGACTGGACCGGTTCTGACTACATCTCAACATCACCGGACAACGGACTCGCCGGAGCCAACCTCAAGAACCTGTACCTCGCATGGGATGACCAGTACCTGTATATCATGATCACAACGAGGAATACCCAGAGCTGGGACGTCGCCTATGGAATAGGCATAGACGTCGACCCCGGAACCGGGAACGGTTACACCGGGTCCAGCGACTCGTGGGGCAGGCAGATAAACTTCAGCAACGGCTTTGCAGTTGATTACGAGATTTACTTCTGGTGGGGCTGGAACAGCGGAATGGGCACCGACAACTTCAACGCCTGGACCGGAAGCGGCTGGAACTACAACAGCATAAGCGGCGTTGGGGGAAGCTTCGCATACACGGGGGACACCTCAACGGGTCTTCAGACCGTTGAGATAAAGATACCGTGGAGTGCCCTCGGAGGAAGGCCCGAGAAGATTGGTGTCGTCGCGTGGGTCACAGGGAGCGGCGGCTCGGCCGTTGACGCCGTGCCTATAAACTCCGCGATCGATTACTCGGACATAAACTCGGAGTGGGGCGATCATGACACCTTCGTAAACCTCGCGGTCGTTTCTGTCGTTCCAAAGACCATAGACGGTGACCTCAGCGACTGGACCCTCAACGAGCAGTTCTCATCCGGTGACAGCGGGCTTGCCGGAGCTGAGATAGACAAGATGTACGTCTCGTGGGACAACGAGTACCTCTACCTAGCGATAAAAACCAGCAACACCCAGAGCTGGGACCTAGCCTACGGAATAGGAATCGACGTTGATCCTGGAAGCGGGAACGGATACACCGGTGGAAGCGACCCCTCCGACGCGTGGGGCAGGAAGATAGGCTTTGGCGGTCAGTACGCGGCCGACTACGAGATCTACTTCTGGTGGAGCGGTGGAGACGGTAAAATACTAGCCGACAACTTCATAACCTGGACCGGAAGTGGCTGGGACTACAAGGGAATCGCCGATGTTGGGGGCAAGTTCGCCTACACCGGAGACGCCTCAACTGGTCTCCAAACCGTTGAAATAGCCATTCCGTGGAGCGCCCTCGGCGGAAAGAGGCCGAACTTCGCAGTCATATCCTGGATAGCGGGCGGTGGCGGAAGCAGCGCCGTTGATAGCGCCCCCGCCGACCCCGCCATAGACTACTCCAACATAGGCAACGAGTGGGGCGACAGCGACGTCTTCACTACCCTCCGCGTTGAGAGCTGGTTCCTCATGGCCGACCTTACGACGGGCATAACCGGGCCTGGAGTGGTCGGCCTCAACAGGAACGCCGTCTACAACGTCACCGTTAAGAACGAGGGTTCCCTGCCGGCCCAGAACGCCAGCGTCAAGGTCTACGTCAACGGCACCCTGAGTGCCAACTGGACCGTCGACCTGGGACCGGGCGAGGAGAAGTGGTTCACCTTCACGTGGAAGCCGAACGCAACCGGAACCTACACCATAAAGGCCGTTGTTGATGAGGAGAACGCCATCCCCGAGGCCAGCGAGACCAACAACGAGTACACAATGGACGTCCAGGTCGTCTGGGTGGGGAACATAGACGTCGACGGCAACCCCGACGACTGGATAACGGTTGACATCTCTCCGAACTCCTACATCGTCCAGAACGGCTACTTCATATGGAGGGACGCCGTTGGAGACCAGAGAACCGAGAAGGACCCCTACCTCCCGGGTGGGAAGTCATCCCACGCTGATCTCACCGAGGTCGGCGTCACCAAGGACGACCGCTACGTCTACTTCCTCTTCAAGTTCGCCGACATGAACAACATAAAGATAGGCGACAACGGAGCTACCTTCGTTGCGGTTCCGATCGACTACAAGGATGGCGGAGCCGACTGGTTCGCGGGCGAGATGGACACCAGGACGCCCCTCAAGTGGGACATACAGATGGCAATAAACCTCGCGGGCAACCAGTACACCGGTCAGACCAAGGCGACTGCCGCCGCCGGGAACAGCAAACTCTCGCTCCTCTACTTCGTCGACCCGGAGGGCAATATAGTGTCCGTCAGCGGGGCCATGGTGGGCATCGACCTCTCGAAGAACACCATCGAGGTCAGGGTTCCCGTCGGAGTCTTTGAGGGCGCCAAGAGCTTTAAGTTCCAGGTCGCCACCGGCTTCAGCTACGGCGAGGGCGTCTGGAACTTCGGAAACGACTTCGCCAACGATGGAATAAGCGACATAGTGGACACCCTCACTATGGAGTCGACCACCATCAAGGAGCTGGCCGACAACATCCCCGACTACTACGTCACGATAAAGATGGACAACATCATAGAAGGAGCGAGCATGACCACCGTTAAGCTCCAGAGGCTCATGGCCTTCCAGAACGCCTTCGTCATGCACAACAGGTACTACGGAGTCCGGCACTTTGAGAAGGACTACGCCCGCTACACCGAGCTGGACCAGCAGCTCAGGAACATGCCCCTCACCGACGACATGATGGAGAGGCTCGATGAGCTTGAGAACGAGGTTATGGACCTCCTGAGGCTCTACAACGAGGGCAAGGAGCTTATAGACAGCCCAAGCTACGCCTTCGGAGCGTCCCTCAAGATATACCGCGCCTACACCGGCCTCAAGAAGGTCGTCAGCGAGATGGAGGCGATGCTGGAGAAGGCCCAGAGCGGCGAACTCGAGCGCGAGGAGTACATGAAGGAGCTGGCCAAGAACCTCACCAAGGCCATCGACGGAAACCTCGACGACTGGGACGTTGAGCCGATTGCTGTTGATGACGTTGGATACGGCCAGGACGGAGCCAACCTCAAGGCCCTCTACATCGACTACGACGACCAGTTCCTCTACATAGCGCTCACCACCGAGAACAAGGCCTCCTGGAGGATCGCCTACGGCATATCCCTCGACTACAAGGACGGTGGCTACACAACCGGCCAGGACAGCTGGGCCAGGAGGGTCAACTTCGAGAAGGGCATCGACGCGCAGCTCTACTTCTTCTGGAACGGGGAGTTCTTCGGAGACCAGGGAACCAGCAACATAACCAGCGCCCAGATTACGCTCTGGGAGAACGGAAGCTGGAAGTACGAGGACCTCAAGTGGGTGGGTTTCTACAACTACACCGGCGGTGCCGAGAACGGACTGCAGACCCTCGAGATAGCCATCCCATGGAAGGCCCTCGGAGGAAAGCCCGAGAAGATAAACATAATCGCCTACATAACCGGACAGGGCGCCGGTGACTCCGCAGTCGACAGTCTGCCACTCCAGGACGCCGTCAAGGACACCGATCCGGGACAGGAGTGGGGAGACGTCGACACCTTCACTGAGTTCGCGACGGTCACCATCGAGTGA